Genomic window (Spirosoma sp. KCTC 42546):
TCAGCAACAACACGCCTACGTGCTGCGTCCCGGCGAAACGGACATTCCTGAATCCATCAAAACGGCGTTCAAACAGGGGAATCGCCTACAGGATATCCTAACGGAACAATTCAAGATGGGAAAGACAGGGAATCAGATGCTGTTGGCGGCTTTGGACCAATCGAAAAAAGAAGGAATTAATGGCACCATTTACACGCACCCAATCGGTGTTCATGGTCACGCAGCTGGTCCAACCATTGGTTTGTGGGATCAGCAGAAAGGCGTTCCTGGCCCCGGCGACTACCCGCTCCTTGCCAATACGGCCTATTCCATCGAGCTCAACGCTGCCGTCGAAATTCCTGAATGGAAAAAAGTAGTGCGTATTATGCTCGAAGAAGACGGCTTTTTCGACGGCCAAACATTCCGCTATATTGATGGTCGGCAAACGGAGATTTATACCATTCCGAGAAAGTTGGGGTATGTGAAGTAACGAATGAGACGCAAGGGATTGCAAATCCCTCACGTCAGCAATCTTAGCCGTGGTGTCGGTTACTTCTAACCGACACGTTAGGTTTCTCAAAACCTACTGTAATTCGTTAGGTTTTGAGAAACCTAAAATGTCAGATGTTAGCATCTGACATCACTATGGGACTTCAATTCCTTGCGTTTCTACATTACTTCACCGGCGCACCATCCCGAATTTCTTCTGTGGCGGTTGTAATGAGCGAATCCCCTTCGGTTAACTGACCGAAGATTTCGATTTTATTGTCGGCTTCCAATCCTTTTTTCACAGGTACCCACTCCGCTTTATGATCCTTAACCCGGATCACGAAAACGCCCGTCGTTGCGTTAACGATAGCCGATTTCGGCACAACAAACGTACTCGTTTTCGTAGGTAGTGGCAGGTTTACTTCAGCTACCATACCGGGTAGCAGCTTCTTATCATTGTTGATCACATCCACTTCAACCCGCTCCGACCGTAAGCGTTTGTCGAGCGCGCCCGATAAGCGTTTTATCTGGCCGGTAAATTTCTTATCGGGAAATGTTTTGACCGTAAAGCTCACTTCATCATTCTGATCAACATAGCCCGTGTAGGCTTCAGGGACCGAAATAACCAAACGAAGCCTCTTTTGCTCGGTCAATACAAACAAGGGAAATTCTGACCCTTTGCCTGATGGTCCGATGTAGGCACCTGTGCTGGCATTACGGGCACTGATAATTCCGTTGAACGGCGCTCTGATTTCCAGGTATTTCTTTAAATCGGCCACTTCGCGGTAAGCCGATTTAGCCGCTTCCAGTTGGGCGAGGTCGGCATTACGTTTCGCCAAGGCGAGATCAACATCATTCTTTGAAACGGCACCGGAGAATTTGCTGGCCTCTAAAACCCGCTCATAATTAGCCTTACTGCCAATGGAAACGGCCTCCTGTGCTTTAAGGCGCGATTCCGCAGAACTTAATTGGGCGCTTAGCTCAGGTGCTTCGGCTAACGCCAGTAATTGGCCCTGTTTCACTTCAGACCCAACATCCACATTCAGCGATTTAATAAAGCCGCTCACTTTAGCGTAAATATCTACATCGCGAAATGCAACCAATTCACCGGGGATGTGCAGGGAAGAAGAGAGCTTACCTTTTTTCAATGAAAATACCTCAGCAGCGGCCACTGGCGCATCAGCCGTTTCGGCTTCTTTCGCTTCTGCTTTGCTTTCGGAAGAATGACAATTCGTTAGCACACTGGCCAGCAGCAGACCGCCTGTAAGGATAAGCAGACCACGCACTGGTTTATTGATTAGCCGTTTCATACGAGGGAGAAATGTAATATTTACTGTCTTTATCTTCGGGATCAAGCGACACCGATTCGGTTGTTGTTTTGCCCTGTACCCAGGCAAAGGCCAATGGTAGAATGAATAAGGCCGCAAACGTTGAGGCAATCAGACCACCGATAACAGCCCGGCCCAGCGGTGCTGCCTGCGAGCCGCCTTCGCCTAAACCCGATGCCATGGGAATCATACCAACTACCATGGCTACGCTGGTCATCAGAATAGGCCGCATACGCAACGACGCGGCTTCTCGTGCCGATAGCATGGCATTCCCATTTTTCATTCGCAGTTCTTCGGCATTGGTCACCATCAGGACGGCGTTGGAGATGGATACCCCCACCGACATAATCATACCCATGTAGGATTGAAGATTGAGCGTTGAGCCGGTCAACATCAACAGCGTCAATGAACCGACCAATACCGCAGGCACCGTACACAAAACAACCAGGGATACCTTGAATGACTGGAAGTTGGCCGCCAGCATCAGGAAAATAACGACGATGGCAGTGATCAGACCTGTTTGCAGACTATCAAGGGTGTCGATAAGTACCTGAGTTAACCCCTGCATTTTCACGGTTAAACCACGAGGCAGTTCGCCGAGCGAGTCGATGGCTTTCTGAACATCGCGGGCTGCGGTGCCTAAGTCGATATCATTCAGGTTGGCCGTTACAGACAGTACTGGTATGGCACCAATGTTATCATTCTCCCCATAAGTCGTTCCTTGTTGAAGAGTCGCCACATCGCTCAGAACCGGGCGATTTGAATTTGGCAAAACCGGTATTTCGCCTAAATCATTGACACTGGTCATTTGACCTTCTGGAACCTGCACCTGCACGGTATAGGATTGACTCGATTTCGGGTCGATCCAGACGCTCTTCTCCGTATAGCGCGACGACGATGTAGCAGCAATCAATGAACGGGAAATCGCCGATATATCGGTGCCTAGCTGAGCGGCCCGTGTCCGGTCAATGTTTATATTAATAGCGGGAGATTTCGTAGCCTGACCAATCTGAACATCCCGCAGATAGGGGATTCTGTTCAGTTTAGCGATTACCTTATTGGCATATTCTTCGTTCTGCTGTTTGTTCTTTCCAGACAGTTTAACTTCAATAGGCGTTGGTGAACCCTGGCTGAGAATCTTGTCTGTCAATTCAATGGGTTCAAACGAAAGCTTGACATCAGGCAGCGCCTTTTTCATGCTGGCTCTGAATTTATCTTTCAACTGATCCAGATCAACATCGTAATCTTCTTTCAGACTTACCTGCAAAACACCTTCCTGTGGTCCGGCCATGAACAGGTAAATGGGGCTCGTTGAAAACTGGGCTCCGTGCATCCCAACCATAGCTGACGTAATCTCAATATTTTCCTTGCCAACCAATTGATTCAGTACATCAATCGTTTTCAGCATCGTGGCTTCGGTCTTTTCGAGTCGGGTACCGTCGGGTTTGCGAATACGAACCTGAAACTGCCCTCCGCTTACTTTTGGCAATACATCGCGACCAATAGAGGTAATAAGTAAAAGCGCAATACCCAATGAACCAGCCACATAGATCAAGACAATAGGCTTACGATAGACAAGCGTACGGCCAATGAATCGCACAAAACGCGCCCTAATCCGCTCGAAGAAACTGATCTTACCATCGTTATCGAGGTCGATACGGTGCGCTAGCTTTTTCTTTTCCTGTAGTATATCATCCTGACTGTGGTTACCATTTACAGGTAGTTTTCCATTAGGTTTAATCAACTGCCCATTTGCCTCCTGACTGTGGCTCCCATTTAGACCTGCTTTTCCATTACTAACCGGATGGTGTTCTTTCATCATCCAGTTGGCCAAAACCGGCACTAAGGTTTGCGCCATTAGATACGATGTGATCATTGAGAAACCAATGGCCAAAGCAAGTGGCAGGAACAACGCCCCCGGAATACCCGTCATCGTAAATGCGGGCGCAAATACGGCAAGAATACAGAACAGAATCAGCAGTTTTGAAAAGGCAATTTCTTTACAGGCATCCCAAATAGCTAAGGCCTTGGGTTTACCCATATCCATATGCTGGTGAATATTCTCGATCGTTACGGTACTCTCATCGACCAGAATCCCGATGGCGAGCGAGAGACCACTCAACGTCATAATATTAATCGTCTGTCCAAATAATGACAGGAACAAAACCCCCGAAATAATACAGGTTGGGATGGTAATGATTACGATCAAAGCGCCACGCACATCACCCAGAAAGAGTAGTACCATCAGCCCCGTTAGAATGGCACCAATAGCTCCTTCCGTCATCAGGCTTTCTACGGCGTTGATTACATATACCGATTGGTCGAAGGTGTAGGTCAGCTTTACATCTTCCGGTAATAGAGCCTGAAAACGGGGCAGGGCAGCTTTCAGATTCTGAACAACCTCCCAGGTAGACGCATCCGCCGACTTGGTGATGGGTAAATACACGGAGCGCTTTCCATTGACCAATACGTAGCCCTGGGTAATATCGGCCCCATCTTCAATAGTGGCAACATCTTTCAGATACAGGTTTTGAACCGTTCCGGTATAGAGTGGAATATCGCCGAAATCCTGAATATTCTTGACGGTTGTATTCGCGGGGGTAAAGTAATTGAAGTCGCCAATGCGCACGTTTCCGGCAGGCGTTGCCTGGTTATTGATCCGTAAAGCAGCCACCAGTTGATCGGGCGTCAGATTATGCGCCCGCAACAGCTCAGGGTCTGCTTTAATAACAATGGAACGAGCATTACCTCCAAACGGAGCGGGCGATACCAGACCTGGAATAGACGTGAACCCGGACCGGATATAGACGTTGGCCAGATCCTGCAACTCATTATTACTGCGTTTCGGGCTGCTGAGTACTAATTGACCAACTGGTAAGGTAGAGGCATCGAAACGCAAAATAAAGGGTGGCTGTGAGCCGGGCGGGAAACTGGACTGGGCCCGGTTCGAATACGCAGATACCTCGGCAGCCGCCTGCGCCATGTTTGTACCTTCGTAAAACGACAGCTTCAAGAGCGTAATGCCCTGAATATTTTTCGTTTCAATACTCTTTACCCCCGACACGTAGAGTAACAGGTTCACATACTGTTTCCCAAAAAACGACTCCATCTGGTTGGGTGTATACCCACCAAATGGCTGCGAAATGTAAATGACCGGTAAATTCAGGTTTGGAAAAATATCAATCTTGATCGAACGAACGGCACCAATGCCGAAGTAGAATAAGCTGGCTACGATAACCAGAATCGTAATTGGCTTCCGTAACGCAGAGCGGATTAAATTCATCTTAAATTAAATTCATCTTAAATTCTTAACTCGGTTGAGCTAATCACACGATTTCCTTTTCAACGTTCCTCTAATTCAAAAAGGAGAATCCGACAAAACCCAATTTTTTCCATAATACATCACATACACAGATATATTACAGGGAAAGTTAACGAATTTGTCTGGTAATTTCACTGGTCTCATTGCGCTCTTTCAGAGGTATTTACGCGATGGCCTATTGAGCAATCTATCCAATTGCTATGTCATATCTAAGTAAAAACACCTACGAATACGGCCTTATTTTAATCAATAAAGTGTTGTATAAATCAGGCAAAAGCTAATAAAGGTTGACCTTACAACCCGCCTGTTTTTCAAGTAGTTTAGTCAAGAAAACTACCCAACTAAATCAGCTATTTATTTTTATACCTGCTGGTTTATCCAGCTTAATGATATACAAAAAAAGTGTCGGGTTCTTCAACCCGACACCGCTGTAAACCGAACACCGTACGTTGACTAAGCCAACCGGTTGATACAGTTCAAATCTTCGAACGCAATTTTCAGGCGTTGCACCATGCTTTCTTCGCCTTTACGCAGCCACACACGTGGATCATAATATTTTTTGTTGGGCGAATCAGAGCCTTCGGGGTTACCCAACTGCGATTGCAGATAACCTTCTTTCGACTTGTAGTATTTCAGGATACCTTCCCACATAGCCCATTGCATATCGGTATCGAGGTTCATTTTCACCGCTCCGTAGCGGATAGCTTCCCGGATTTCTTCGCGGCTCGAGCCTGATCCACCGTGGAATACGAAGTTCACAGGCAGTGGTCCCGTATTATAGTGCTCCTGAATGTATTTCTGCGAATTGTCCAGAATGATCGGCGACAGCTTCACGTTACCTGGCTTATATACGCCATGCACGTTTCCAAAAGCAGCAGCAATGGTGAAGTTCGGCGAGATTTTGCTCAGTTCTTCGTAGGCATAAGCCACTTCCGAAGGCTGCGTGTAGAGTTTAGAATCGTCAACATCGGAGTTGTCAACACCATCTTCTTCACCACCGGTAACGCCCAATTCAATTTCGAGGGTCATGCCAATTTTTGCCATCCGCTCAAAGTATTTCGAGCAGATTTCGATGTTCTCTTCAATCGGCTCTTCCGACAGATCAAGCATGTGCGACGAATACAGGGGCTTTCCTGTTTGATCAAAATGCTTTTCGCCAGCGGCCAGCAGACCATCAATCCAGGGCAGGAGTTTCTTCGCGCAGTGGTCGGTGTGCAGAATCACGGGTACGCCATAAATTTCGGCTACGTGGTGAACATGCAAAGCACCTGAAATGGAGCCAGCAATGGCCGCTTGTTGTTTATCGTTAGGCAGGCTTTTGCCAGCATAGAAAATACCACCACCATTCGAGAACTGAACAATAACCGGGGAATTTACAGCTTTAGCTGTTTCCAGTACGGCATTTACAGAGTCAGTACCGACAACGTTGACGGCAGGCAGGGCGTAATCATTTTCGTTGGCGTGACGGAAAAGTTCGGTAACGCCTTCGCCGGTTACAACGCCGGGGGCAAAACGGGTGGCTGCTTCGCTCATAATTAGGGATTATTTTTGGATTCGTTCAAGAAATAGTTTACCGAAAGTTCGACCGGCTAACCTATTTGATTTCAGTGGGTAAAGTTGGGAATATTAGCGGAATATTGCTACGATCTGTTGATATTGCCCCATCTACAATCCAGTTCATCGAATGACCTGAATGATACCCTCTCTGGTAAACGAATCCGGAAAGTCAATGCCTTTCCCATTGAGTCGATACACATACAAACCGCTCGTAACAGGCTGGCCACCATAGGTACCATCCCAGGTTGTCCAGCCCCCTAGCGACGATACACCATCGGTGACCTTATAGATCTGTTCGCCCCAGCGATTATAAATGGTTAGCGTCATATGCTCGGCCCCCGAGCCATAAATAACCAGCGCTTCGTTCATTCCGTCCTGATTGGGCGTAAACGCATCGGGAATAGTAACAACGGGCGGCATGGGAGGGCAGTTGGCAGTAACCTTTACGGAATCAATTGCCTGGCAACCAGCGGATGTACGCACCATTACTGTGTAGGTACCGTAGGTGTATACCTTTAAAAGTCGATCAGCTCCAATTGGTTTTCCGCCACTTGTCCAGGTATAGATTACGTCCGGCAACAAACCAGCATCCAGTTCCTGATAGCCATTGCTGGTGCTAGCCAAACAAGTAGTTATCTGGTGCGAGCCTAGTTGTAGCTTGGGAATAGGATTAAGCGCTACCGTAACCGCAGTCTCGCTTTTACATCCCGTAGTTGTACTAGATGCCGTTAGCTGATATTGCCCACTTTGTCGCGCCAGGGCAGTTGTTCCCGTTATAGAACTGCCATCCGGGAATTGCCAGCGAAAGGCATCCCAATCGGTGGTAGGAACAGCCCGCAGGCTGAGCGTATCCCCGCAAGCTGAGCGAGTTGATGTCGTCAACTGAAAAGGTGCGGGTGCTGTAAACGTGGCCGTTACTTCTTTTTCAGCAAAGCAGGTGGCATCGTCGGGATCGGTGACCCGCACCCGGTACGTTTGGCTGCCACTAATGCCAGACACCGTTAACGAATCCAGTCGATCACGAGCGGATGTAATGCCAAATCCGGTCCATTGAAAGCTCCCCCCGCTCGCATGGGCATTAAGTAAAAACGTACCACAGGAGTCAGGAACGAGTTTAGCGGTAGGATTTGCCTCAACCAGAATAACCCGAATCTCATTGGAAGTTACCTGTATGTCCTGGCATTTCGTTTCGCGCACCTTCAGGCTATACGTCCCCGTTTTAGCGGGCGTCAGTGTGGGCTTATTGCCACCCGCAACGGCAACGCCATCAACATACCACTGATAAATCAGGTAATTGGGATCGAGGTTAATAATCTTCGATTCCAGTAAAAAATTATTGCAGCCACCCGGTTTTTTAAGCGAGATGCTGACCTCAGGTGGCAGTTGTTTTACTTCGTCGATCACAAACGGCATACCCGCCAACGCTTTTCTGCCACTCAGACTAACAGCCTGTGACACCAACCCGCACCCGGTTCCAGACTGATTGGGTTGATTAATGGTTAACAAATAGTTTTCTCCGGGCAGGGCTCCATAGATTTTATCATCAGGCCCTAGTTGTAAAGCGCCAATCCCTTTTGAATAGCTAGTTTGAGCCTGCACCGTCAGCGTTGTGTTAACGGATAAACCAGCCACGTTGATCTGGTAAATCTTTTTACTGAACATGGTAGAAAGATAAAGCAGGCTGTTATCCGGCGAGAACTCCAGTCCATAAGCGCCAACTGTTTCAGCGCTTTCCAGTTTTACGGGATTGGAGATAGCACCCGTTTTATTATCAAAATCGAATACTTCCAGAAACCCGCCCTGAATACTATCCGAAACCGCAACCGCCAGCTTTTTACCATCGTGCGACGGTTTCATATAGCCTTTATTCTGTTGCCGTGTTCCATGTCCTGCGCCAGACAGGGATTGATGCGTACTGCCAACTTTATATACCGTAGGCGTCAGGATCAGGCCGTTGTCATTGAGCAGGTAAACCCGGAACGTATTACTCCCGAATTCATGGGTAATAATCCAGTGATTCAGGTTGTTACAATGCTTGATTACCGTAATTTTTTCTGTGGAAGGCAACAACAGTGGCTTATTTTTATAGGTTAGCCCCCCTAGTCCAGATCCCAGATTCATATCAACATACGCGTACTGCATTCCGGTATTCTGGTTCTGAGTACCCAGCGAAAACACATAAAATTGTTTGGTACTGTTCTGATAGGGCACGATTAGTACCGATTGTGTTGTCTGACTATTGCCTCCCAAGCCCGTAGCACCGGGCATGACTTCGTGATTTCGGTTCCAGATGGTACTGCCGTCGGTGTAAAAAAGTAGTTGACCGTTCTCATCCGACATGCTGGCACATCCTTCCATAGAACGCAATTTTCCATCCGTTACAGCCTGAGGAGTTCCACCATTGAAGGTAACCCCTGCCCCATCGCCAAAATACCAGTTGGAATAGCTTTTAACAGGTTGTGCGTTTACGGGAATCCAGAGGCAACAGAGCGGTAGCAGGAGCATGAATAGGCCTGTTACACCTAGTCGCCCTAACCGAGGTTGGTAAAAGAAGTCTTTCACGTATATCGCTGAGTAAACTTGACCAAAAGGAAGTATGAGCAAAGACAACCTGAAATTGAATTTCTACTTATCAACGTATGACCCTTTTCCGGAAAAATTAGTTGGAGGCTGTAGGCATTAAATTTATCGGCAGAAGTGAATTCTGATGGTAGTTTACCAGATACTATTTACTTGCTATTACAAAACCCGAAAACTAGTAGTTACTCTTTCCCTGAACCATTTTTTCTACCAACTTTGAGCTACTAAACTAAACCCGCTGAATTCTTGAAAACTCTCTTCTTCTGCCCCATGTGGGGTATGGAAAACCTGTCGTATACGGAGGCCGCCAAACGAGTAAAAGCAGCCGGCTACGACGGCATGGAAATTGCCGCTGGGCCAGACAAACGAAATGAAGCCGTTCAGGTCATGCATGATAACGGTCTGGAGCTCATCCTAATGGCCTTTGGGGGCGGGAGCAATTTCGCGGAACACAAGAAAAAGTACCAGGATGATCTGCTGAACATTGCGTCGTACAAACCTTTGTTCATCAACGCGCATACAGGTCACGATTACTTTACCTTCGAGCAAAATGCTGAGTTGATTCAGACGGCCGCAGCGGTTCAGGCACAAACTGGCGTTCGTATTCTACACGAAACCCATCGGGGTCGATTCTCCTACAGTGCACCGGCCATTCAATACTACCTGCTCAAACTACCAGACATGCGCCTTACCGCCGATTATTCGCATTGGGTGAATGTGGCCGAATCGTATCTGGCAGATCAGGCCGGGAACGTGAACCGCGCTATTGCCGTCAGCGACCACATCCATTGCCGGGTGGGCCATCCGGAAGGACCGCAGGTAAACGATCCGCGCGCACCCGAGTGGAAAGACGCCCTCGAAAGTCATGCCAAGTGGTGGGATGCCATCCGCGATCGGCTACAGAAAGCCAACACCCCAACCCTAACCATCACCTGCGAATTTGGCCCGGCGGGGTATCTACCCACCTTGCCCTACACCCAGCAACCCGTTGCTAGTCAGTGGGATGTAAATGTGTTTATGAAGGACTATTTGAAAAAAAGATGGCAGGTATAAGGAGTTACGGTTTGTGATTTACGGGTTACGTTCGTTTACAGTATGATTTTTGCTCTAGATCATAAACTATAGTACCTGCGGGTTGAAAATTTGCAAAAGGTATATGAAAGGAATGTTTTTTAGACAGGATTAAACAGGATTTTTGGGCAATTGAAATCCTGTTTAATCCTGTCCAAAGAATAAGACACAATCTGTGCCCATACTCAGCCAACTAAAACTTGTCCTGCACCCTTCGTAATTCGTACTGCGTAAATCGTAAATTTGAGTATATGATTCGTATCCTATACATACTCTGTCTGTTGTTGATTGTTGCCTTCCAACCCGTGCGGGCGCAACTGGAACAGTCATTACGTATTGAAATCCCCTCCGACCCAGACGAAGCTGAATCGTTCGATGTAACTCCGCTGAACGAACGGGGTGTCCTGATGACCATTCGGACGGGCGGTTTTTATGATACGACGCCTGCAACACTCAATTTCAAGAAATACGACATTAATCTAAAATTGCTCTGGCAAACGTCGTTTAAGCAGGATATAAAATATAAATCTGTGTCAACGTACAACAACGACCAGTACGTTTACCACCTTTTCCGTGAATACGATACGGATCAGTTTCAATTCCTTCGGCTGCATCTCGATGATGGTGTCATAGAGACATACGAAGGTCGCTTAATCGACCAGTTTGATATTCATCAATTCAAAGTTATGGGCGGTCAGGCCTATGTGGGTGGCTACCATCACGGGAGGCCCGTTGTCATGGCGTTCTCTTTCTTCGACCAGTCTACTAAGGTCCTGCCTGGCATGTATGTTAATCGAATGGAAATCAGCAGTCTGGAAATTGATGAAGCCAGACAGGAAGTTAACGTGCTGGTCCACTCG
Coding sequences:
- a CDS encoding efflux RND transporter periplasmic adaptor subunit encodes the protein MKRLINKPVRGLLILTGGLLLASVLTNCHSSESKAEAKEAETADAPVAAAEVFSLKKGKLSSSLHIPGELVAFRDVDIYAKVSGFIKSLNVDVGSEVKQGQLLALAEAPELSAQLSSAESRLKAQEAVSIGSKANYERVLEASKFSGAVSKNDVDLALAKRNADLAQLEAAKSAYREVADLKKYLEIRAPFNGIISARNASTGAYIGPSGKGSEFPLFVLTEQKRLRLVISVPEAYTGYVDQNDEVSFTVKTFPDKKFTGQIKRLSGALDKRLRSERVEVDVINNDKKLLPGMVAEVNLPLPTKTSTFVVPKSAIVNATTGVFVIRVKDHKAEWVPVKKGLEADNKIEIFGQLTEGDSLITTATEEIRDGAPVK
- a CDS encoding efflux RND transporter permease subunit, which codes for MNLIRSALRKPITILVIVASLFYFGIGAVRSIKIDIFPNLNLPVIYISQPFGGYTPNQMESFFGKQYVNLLLYVSGVKSIETKNIQGITLLKLSFYEGTNMAQAAAEVSAYSNRAQSSFPPGSQPPFILRFDASTLPVGQLVLSSPKRSNNELQDLANVYIRSGFTSIPGLVSPAPFGGNARSIVIKADPELLRAHNLTPDQLVAALRINNQATPAGNVRIGDFNYFTPANTTVKNIQDFGDIPLYTGTVQNLYLKDVATIEDGADITQGYVLVNGKRSVYLPITKSADASTWEVVQNLKAALPRFQALLPEDVKLTYTFDQSVYVINAVESLMTEGAIGAILTGLMVLLFLGDVRGALIVIITIPTCIISGVLFLSLFGQTINIMTLSGLSLAIGILVDESTVTIENIHQHMDMGKPKALAIWDACKEIAFSKLLILFCILAVFAPAFTMTGIPGALFLPLALAIGFSMITSYLMAQTLVPVLANWMMKEHHPVSNGKAGLNGSHSQEANGQLIKPNGKLPVNGNHSQDDILQEKKKLAHRIDLDNDGKISFFERIRARFVRFIGRTLVYRKPIVLIYVAGSLGIALLLITSIGRDVLPKVSGGQFQVRIRKPDGTRLEKTEATMLKTIDVLNQLVGKENIEITSAMVGMHGAQFSTSPIYLFMAGPQEGVLQVSLKEDYDVDLDQLKDKFRASMKKALPDVKLSFEPIELTDKILSQGSPTPIEVKLSGKNKQQNEEYANKVIAKLNRIPYLRDVQIGQATKSPAININIDRTRAAQLGTDISAISRSLIAATSSSRYTEKSVWIDPKSSQSYTVQVQVPEGQMTSVNDLGEIPVLPNSNRPVLSDVATLQQGTTYGENDNIGAIPVLSVTANLNDIDLGTAARDVQKAIDSLGELPRGLTVKMQGLTQVLIDTLDSLQTGLITAIVVIFLMLAANFQSFKVSLVVLCTVPAVLVGSLTLLMLTGSTLNLQSYMGMIMSVGVSISNAVLMVTNAEELRMKNGNAMLSAREAASLRMRPILMTSVAMVVGMIPMASGLGEGGSQAAPLGRAVIGGLIASTFAALFILPLAFAWVQGKTTTESVSLDPEDKDSKYYISPSYETANQ
- the fbaA gene encoding class II fructose-bisphosphate aldolase, which encodes MSEAATRFAPGVVTGEGVTELFRHANENDYALPAVNVVGTDSVNAVLETAKAVNSPVIVQFSNGGGIFYAGKSLPNDKQQAAIAGSISGALHVHHVAEIYGVPVILHTDHCAKKLLPWIDGLLAAGEKHFDQTGKPLYSSHMLDLSEEPIEENIEICSKYFERMAKIGMTLEIELGVTGGEEDGVDNSDVDDSKLYTQPSEVAYAYEELSKISPNFTIAAAFGNVHGVYKPGNVKLSPIILDNSQKYIQEHYNTGPLPVNFVFHGGSGSSREEIREAIRYGAVKMNLDTDMQWAMWEGILKYYKSKEGYLQSQLGNPEGSDSPNKKYYDPRVWLRKGEESMVQRLKIAFEDLNCINRLA
- a CDS encoding gliding motility-associated C-terminal domain-containing protein; the protein is MKDFFYQPRLGRLGVTGLFMLLLPLCCLWIPVNAQPVKSYSNWYFGDGAGVTFNGGTPQAVTDGKLRSMEGCASMSDENGQLLFYTDGSTIWNRNHEVMPGATGLGGNSQTTQSVLIVPYQNSTKQFYVFSLGTQNQNTGMQYAYVDMNLGSGLGGLTYKNKPLLLPSTEKITVIKHCNNLNHWIITHEFGSNTFRVYLLNDNGLILTPTVYKVGSTHQSLSGAGHGTRQQNKGYMKPSHDGKKLAVAVSDSIQGGFLEVFDFDNKTGAISNPVKLESAETVGAYGLEFSPDNSLLYLSTMFSKKIYQINVAGLSVNTTLTVQAQTSYSKGIGALQLGPDDKIYGALPGENYLLTINQPNQSGTGCGLVSQAVSLSGRKALAGMPFVIDEVKQLPPEVSISLKKPGGCNNFLLESKIINLDPNYLIYQWYVDGVAVAGGNKPTLTPAKTGTYSLKVRETKCQDIQVTSNEIRVILVEANPTAKLVPDSCGTFLLNAHASGGSFQWTGFGITSARDRLDSLTVSGISGSQTYRVRVTDPDDATCFAEKEVTATFTAPAPFQLTTSTRSACGDTLSLRAVPTTDWDAFRWQFPDGSSITGTTALARQSGQYQLTASSTTTGCKSETAVTVALNPIPKLQLGSHQITTCLASTSNGYQELDAGLLPDVIYTWTSGGKPIGADRLLKVYTYGTYTVMVRTSAGCQAIDSVKVTANCPPMPPVVTIPDAFTPNQDGMNEALVIYGSGAEHMTLTIYNRWGEQIYKVTDGVSSLGGWTTWDGTYGGQPVTSGLYVYRLNGKGIDFPDSFTREGIIQVIR
- a CDS encoding sugar phosphate isomerase/epimerase translates to MKTLFFCPMWGMENLSYTEAAKRVKAAGYDGMEIAAGPDKRNEAVQVMHDNGLELILMAFGGGSNFAEHKKKYQDDLLNIASYKPLFINAHTGHDYFTFEQNAELIQTAAAVQAQTGVRILHETHRGRFSYSAPAIQYYLLKLPDMRLTADYSHWVNVAESYLADQAGNVNRAIAVSDHIHCRVGHPEGPQVNDPRAPEWKDALESHAKWWDAIRDRLQKANTPTLTITCEFGPAGYLPTLPYTQQPVASQWDVNVFMKDYLKKRWQV